One window of Macrococcus sp. 19Msa1099 genomic DNA carries:
- a CDS encoding ATP-binding protein encodes MLKSLLNSELMKAVANRGIPEIEEETCDKCGTKNTYKVNDDGTRELVIKCDCHLRELVRADKKRMQQRKINYYFNQSLINPDLKKASFKNNDIDLEKASPEIYNAYKVASNFCKEFSKQNPKTIVIQGDTGTGKSFLAFSIARYLKDKGNTVLFIDNVELLSLIKASFNKKNDDTEEKIMRLVSEVDLLVLDDVGANKQTDWACEKLYEITNKRQGLNTIYTTNLDIINEMPSDFMLKRAYSRICNGATFLTLDGADRRMQ; translated from the coding sequence ATGTTGAAATCATTACTGAATAGTGAACTTATGAAAGCAGTAGCAAATCGAGGTATTCCAGAAATCGAAGAGGAAACATGTGATAAATGCGGTACAAAGAACACATATAAAGTAAATGATGATGGAACACGTGAGCTAGTAATCAAATGTGACTGTCACCTTAGAGAGTTAGTAAGAGCAGATAAGAAACGAATGCAGCAAAGAAAGATTAACTATTACTTCAATCAATCGTTGATTAATCCGGATCTGAAAAAGGCGTCCTTCAAGAATAATGACATTGATCTCGAAAAAGCAAGTCCTGAAATATATAACGCTTATAAAGTAGCATCTAACTTCTGTAAAGAGTTCAGTAAACAAAATCCTAAAACAATCGTTATACAGGGTGATACAGGAACAGGCAAGTCATTCCTTGCATTTTCTATCGCTAGATATTTGAAAGACAAAGGTAATACAGTGCTTTTCATCGATAATGTTGAGCTTTTATCACTCATCAAAGCATCATTTAACAAAAAGAATGATGATACAGAAGAAAAAATCATGCGATTAGTTAGTGAAGTAGATTTATTAGTCCTGGATGATGTCGGTGCTAACAAGCAGACGGATTGGGCATGTGAGAAGTTGTATGAGATCACGAATAAGCGACAAGGCTTGAATACAATCTATACAACGAACTTAGACATCATTAATGAAATGCCATCAGATTTTATGCTGAAACGTGCTTATTCAAGAATATGCAATGGTGCAACGTTTTTAACATTAGATGGTGCAGACAGAAGAATGCAATAA
- a CDS encoding helix-turn-helix transcriptional regulator, protein MQYGNVNIGAKVRWIRKHKRMSQREFAESIGISKSYLGDIELNRKRHFTDTLNSLCKKLNMTIDELINIDENGEI, encoded by the coding sequence ATGCAGTACGGAAATGTGAATATTGGTGCAAAAGTCAGATGGATTAGAAAACATAAAAGAATGTCACAACGTGAATTTGCTGAATCTATAGGAATATCTAAAAGTTATCTCGGCGATATCGAACTTAATAGAAAACGACACTTTACAGATACATTGAACAGTTTATGTAAGAAATTAAATATGACAATCGATGAACTGATAAACATCGATGAGAATGGAGAGATTTAA
- a CDS encoding ribbon-helix-helix domain-containing protein produces the protein MAIDKTKNKQVLVTIPNELLKEIEDFQFENRIPNRNEAIRRLLEKGLNQ, from the coding sequence ATGGCGATTGATAAAACTAAAAATAAACAAGTATTGGTTACAATACCCAATGAATTGTTGAAAGAAATTGAAGATTTCCAATTTGAGAACAGAATACCTAATCGAAATGAAGCAATCAGACGATTATTAGAAAAAGGACTAAATCAATAG
- a CDS encoding phage scaffolding protein, with translation MERKDLTELGIEAEAVDKIMEMYGKDVNPIKQENESLKAEVKSFKEQVADRDNQLDEIKTKVGDAEALNATIDSLKQANKDKDEAHQNLVNQVKLDYEIKLALNEAGAKNERAVKALIDLDTVKINEDGQLIGLNEQLTNLKSTDDYLFNCPINPKDKDINNDPEKPPNNLNPGGQQGNGGKDPDLSEVGKAHAKRLFNKD, from the coding sequence ATGGAACGTAAAGATTTAACGGAATTAGGCATTGAAGCAGAAGCAGTTGATAAAATCATGGAAATGTACGGTAAAGATGTCAATCCAATTAAGCAAGAAAATGAATCATTGAAAGCAGAAGTGAAATCTTTTAAAGAGCAAGTAGCTGATCGTGATAACCAACTTGATGAAATTAAAACTAAAGTTGGTGATGCTGAAGCATTAAACGCAACGATTGATTCATTGAAACAAGCTAATAAGGATAAGGACGAAGCACATCAGAATTTAGTGAATCAAGTGAAATTGGATTATGAAATTAAATTAGCATTAAACGAAGCCGGTGCAAAAAATGAAAGAGCAGTTAAAGCTTTAATAGACTTAGACACTGTAAAAATTAATGAAGACGGGCAGTTAATCGGTCTAAACGAGCAATTAACTAATCTGAAATCAACTGACGACTATTTATTTAATTGTCCAATCAATCCTAAAGACAAAGATATTAATAACGATCCGGAAAAGCCACCTAACAACCTTAATCCTGGAGGACAACAAGGAAATGGTGGTAAAGACCCAGACTTATCTGAAGTCGGAAAAGCACATGCAAAACGATTATTTAATAAAGATTAA
- a CDS encoding phage minor capsid protein — protein sequence MNAEQLTLLIDELKKHIVSLLHNTDHLKDSDVQKTLLTINKIFDELGLTVQEVLPVELAKSYFIAIDEATEDLQEKGIQLNGRAIVDSVVQADFKTQANVEALSNIVTDAMLDMQAAIRTAKENFNNSYIQTLEAVRSDISKGILDGNNREAIIKRVSDTFLQDGFTSFKTVDGKQLPLDFYSRTVVRTKMRTATNHGHLTRYEEAGVNLVTITGREPTCGVCARYRNHVFSIDGEDKRFPHINVYELFPLHPNCECRIRPFVIEYKSQSEINKAVVKAKSFNPDIDPRAQKQKDAYKQDQDKKRIARQEDKHYMKMKAILGDKAPKNIGAYRNIKRNNPSKFEELRQQMKGVVKDENSKTG from the coding sequence ATGAACGCTGAACAATTAACATTGCTGATTGATGAATTGAAGAAGCACATTGTATCACTCCTGCATAATACTGATCATTTAAAAGATAGTGATGTACAAAAAACATTACTGACAATCAATAAAATATTTGATGAACTAGGACTTACTGTTCAAGAGGTGTTACCTGTTGAATTAGCGAAGTCCTATTTTATTGCGATTGATGAAGCTACAGAAGATTTACAAGAGAAAGGTATTCAGTTAAATGGTCGAGCTATTGTTGATAGTGTAGTGCAGGCAGACTTTAAGACACAAGCTAACGTTGAAGCATTATCGAATATCGTTACTGATGCGATGTTAGACATGCAAGCAGCAATTAGAACCGCTAAAGAAAACTTTAATAATAGTTATATACAGACATTAGAAGCAGTCAGAAGTGATATAAGCAAAGGGATTTTAGATGGCAACAATCGTGAAGCAATCATAAAGCGCGTATCAGATACATTCCTACAAGACGGATTTACTTCGTTTAAGACTGTAGATGGTAAGCAGTTACCTTTGGACTTCTACTCACGTACAGTTGTCAGAACGAAAATGAGGACAGCAACGAATCATGGTCATCTAACTAGATATGAAGAAGCGGGTGTCAATCTCGTAACGATAACTGGAAGAGAGCCTACCTGTGGCGTATGTGCCAGATATCGTAACCATGTTTTCAGCATTGACGGAGAAGATAAACGATTCCCACATATCAATGTATACGAACTATTTCCATTGCATCCGAATTGCGAATGCCGTATCAGACCATTCGTAATTGAATATAAAAGTCAGTCTGAAATCAATAAAGCTGTTGTCAAAGCGAAGTCATTTAATCCTGATATTGATCCAAGAGCACAGAAACAAAAAGATGCATACAAACAAGACCAGGATAAGAAACGTATCGCAAGACAAGAAGATAAGCACTACATGAAGATGAAAGCGATATTAGGTGATAAAGCGCCGAAGAATATTGGTGCATATCGAAATATCAAGCGTAATAATCCGAGTAAGTTTGAAGAGTTACGACAACAAATGAAAGGTGTTGTTAAAGATGAAAACAGTAAAACTGGATAG
- a CDS encoding HNH endonuclease — protein sequence MAKRKSLSNKIRFEVFKRDNFTCQYCGNKAPDIVLNVDHIEPVAKGGTNDIMNLITSCFECNSGKRDRKLSDTAVMDKQHDELKLLNERKQQIEFMMLWKEELLDLKNIEAKKVAEYFERVFECTVETQGLKNIKSWLRKYSMQELMTAIDAAYDVYYDKGIQIAFEKVPRIAYYNRNPVKTYIRNASYIRGILKNRGLYYNDRQLKELMKDWYEQVDDEQYQEVIDAAVNSTSWTRFRDEVLTLIEEVKE from the coding sequence ATGGCAAAAAGAAAAAGCTTATCTAACAAAATTAGATTTGAAGTTTTTAAAAGAGACAACTTTACATGTCAGTATTGTGGTAATAAGGCGCCGGATATCGTGTTAAATGTAGATCACATTGAACCGGTTGCTAAAGGTGGCACAAATGACATTATGAACTTAATAACTTCATGTTTTGAATGTAACAGCGGAAAACGAGATAGAAAGCTAAGCGACACTGCAGTGATGGATAAACAGCATGATGAGTTGAAATTACTAAATGAGCGCAAACAACAAATTGAATTCATGATGCTATGGAAAGAAGAGTTGCTAGACCTTAAGAATATTGAAGCGAAAAAAGTAGCAGAATATTTCGAGAGAGTTTTTGAATGCACTGTCGAAACTCAAGGGCTTAAAAATATCAAATCTTGGCTGAGAAAATACTCAATGCAAGAATTGATGACTGCAATTGACGCAGCTTACGATGTTTACTATGACAAAGGAATTCAAATAGCTTTTGAAAAGGTTCCACGCATCGCATACTACAACAGGAATCCAGTAAAAACTTATATAAGAAACGCCAGTTATATCAGAGGGATTTTGAAGAATAGAGGACTTTACTACAATGATCGTCAATTAAAAGAACTAATGAAAGATTGGTATGAGCAAGTTGATGATGAACAGTATCAAGAAGTTATAGATGCTGCAGTTAATTCAACTAGTTGGACAAGATTCAGGGATGAAGTTCTAACCTTGATAGAGGAGGTTAAGGAATGA
- a CDS encoding DUF3310 domain-containing protein — translation MAKTLKGLVITEVDQIIHETKTLKEAATKIGVAYQTLLQFRSENMKEFKKLKAEREQGLIVDEVPVVKTKPVEKNKGASTIPVNDVVDKAEHQKIVDDLQVNLASVTDDRDKHKEEVTKLNAERNDFMNKIKELEVTITKKDEELQLKELQIKAKERDIKSLQHSYDRLDKKSADALKMNDRFLTSKYEKELNQHKRTIEVSAEANKNLKESLQRANEVIKEYQDKETELVTSYEKRLEEKQNTIQKLETDFVTLEKSYEALMSKTDSVSNANWEKGPHLTFNIDRNKLIQSQLLSEIENKELAIKNINPPSHYAPNGLGTDVIGFLESQFSYEAYKGFMIGNIIKYATRTGRKDEEINELKKIVDYADRIISFLERDNKVADAR, via the coding sequence ATGGCAAAGACATTAAAAGGTTTAGTGATAACAGAGGTTGATCAAATCATTCATGAAACGAAAACGCTGAAAGAAGCAGCAACTAAAATTGGTGTGGCATATCAAACGTTACTGCAATTCAGAAGTGAAAATATGAAAGAATTCAAAAAGTTAAAGGCAGAAAGAGAGCAAGGACTTATTGTTGATGAAGTGCCAGTAGTTAAGACAAAGCCTGTAGAAAAGAATAAAGGAGCAAGCACTATTCCTGTTAATGATGTGGTTGATAAAGCAGAGCATCAGAAGATTGTCGATGACTTGCAAGTGAACTTGGCGTCAGTCACTGATGATAGAGATAAGCACAAAGAAGAAGTCACTAAATTGAATGCAGAACGTAATGACTTTATGAATAAAATTAAAGAACTTGAAGTAACAATTACGAAAAAAGATGAAGAGTTGCAGTTAAAAGAACTTCAAATCAAAGCTAAAGAACGTGATATTAAATCATTACAACATTCTTATGATCGTTTAGATAAAAAGAGTGCAGACGCGTTAAAGATGAATGATAGATTCTTAACATCGAAATATGAGAAAGAGTTAAATCAACACAAACGCACGATTGAAGTATCGGCTGAAGCGAACAAGAATTTGAAAGAATCGTTACAACGAGCGAATGAAGTGATTAAGGAGTACCAGGATAAAGAAACAGAATTAGTTACAAGCTATGAAAAGAGATTAGAAGAGAAACAAAATACTATTCAAAAGCTAGAAACTGATTTTGTAACATTAGAAAAATCATATGAGGCATTGATGTCGAAAACTGATAGTGTTTCAAACGCGAATTGGGAAAAAGGTCCTCATTTAACTTTCAATATTGATAGAAATAAATTAATCCAATCTCAATTATTAAGCGAGATTGAAAATAAAGAACTGGCTATAAAAAACATCAATCCACCATCGCATTATGCTCCAAACGGATTAGGTACAGATGTCATCGGATTCCTAGAATCTCAATTCAGCTATGAAGCGTATAAAGGTTTCATGATTGGTAACATCATTAAATATGCGACAAGAACAGGTCGTAAGGATGAAGAAATCAACGAACTTAAAAAGATTGTGGATTATGCAGACAGAATAATCAGCTTCTTAGAACGTGATAACAAAGTCGCTGATGCGAGATGA
- a CDS encoding YopX family protein, with the protein MILKFRIFDKKKKRFLDDFTMEIDRYGIHVLDELNYVVDEDDRVLMQSTGLTDIGEDEVFEGDIVYDDYYELYGFVKYDEGSFVLEWDGVIEPLSERINTLPVVGNIHEHPELLN; encoded by the coding sequence ATGATACTGAAGTTTAGAATATTCGATAAAAAGAAAAAGCGTTTTTTAGACGATTTCACAATGGAAATTGATAGATATGGTATTCATGTACTAGATGAACTTAATTATGTGGTTGATGAAGATGATAGAGTACTCATGCAATCAACAGGACTTACCGACATTGGGGAAGATGAAGTATTTGAAGGTGATATCGTTTACGATGACTATTATGAACTATATGGTTTCGTTAAGTATGATGAAGGCAGTTTTGTACTCGAGTGGGACGGTGTGATAGAACCACTATCTGAACGTATTAATACGTTACCAGTAGTCGGCAACATTCACGAACATCCAGAGTTGTTGAACTAA
- the ssb gene encoding single-stranded DNA-binding protein gives MINRVVLVGRLTADPQYRVTPSGVSVATFTLAINRNFTNAQGERQADFINCIVFRKQAENVNNYLNKGSLAGVEGRLQSRSYDNKEGQRVYVTEVICDSVQFLEPKNSQNQQNNSVQQANHTQTNNNNQNNQNVNRGQNNANNGYSQQHENPFANAELSIESMDINTDDLPF, from the coding sequence ATGATTAATCGAGTTGTGCTTGTAGGAAGGCTTACGGCTGATCCACAATATCGCGTAACACCATCAGGAGTTTCGGTAGCAACCTTTACACTTGCAATCAATCGTAACTTTACTAATGCGCAAGGTGAACGACAAGCTGATTTTATCAACTGTATCGTATTTCGTAAACAAGCCGAAAACGTAAATAACTATCTCAACAAAGGTTCATTAGCAGGAGTTGAAGGTCGTCTCCAATCACGCAGCTACGATAACAAAGAAGGACAGCGTGTATATGTTACAGAAGTGATTTGTGATAGCGTTCAGTTCCTAGAACCAAAGAATAGCCAAAATCAACAAAATAACAGCGTACAACAAGCGAATCATACTCAGACGAACAACAATAACCAAAATAACCAAAACGTCAACAGAGGGCAAAATAACGCAAATAACGGATACTCGCAACAACACGAAAATCCATTTGCGAATGCTGAACTATCTATTGAAAGTATGGATATCAATACGGATGATTTGCCCTTCTAA
- a CDS encoding Holliday junction resolvase RecU: protein MQKKTSQRNRGKYLETLIERSNIQYDLKDIATINKIPTPMTHRSRNGKIFDARYTKKSTVDFIGIYNGKFIAFDTKQTSLTNLPFKNIEQHQIEYLTKTHEKGGICFILILFTKFNELYRLDIQELKELKETLNRASIPYTWFKENKRPITSNNGIIYNYL, encoded by the coding sequence ATGCAAAAGAAAACAAGTCAACGTAATAGAGGTAAATACTTGGAAACATTAATCGAACGATCCAATATTCAATACGATTTAAAAGATATAGCGACAATCAATAAGATTCCAACACCTATGACGCATAGGAGCAGGAACGGAAAGATATTTGATGCCAGGTATACCAAAAAATCAACAGTCGACTTTATCGGCATTTATAACGGAAAATTTATCGCATTTGATACAAAGCAGACATCACTGACCAATCTGCCATTTAAGAATATCGAGCAGCACCAGATTGAGTACTTGACCAAGACTCATGAAAAGGGTGGCATTTGCTTTATTCTTATCTTATTTACGAAGTTTAACGAGTTATATAGATTAGACATCCAAGAACTAAAGGAGCTCAAGGAAACGTTAAATAGAGCCAGTATTCCATATACCTGGTTTAAAGAAAATAAAAGACCAATAACAAGTAATAACGGAATCATCTACAACTACTTATAA
- a CDS encoding DnaD domain protein yields the protein MSTHRYLNVSFWQDAFVLDLTPEEKYFYIYLMTNSKTSQIGIYELPSRVIELETGYNRETVEKLLTRFIEYGKIEYNQPTKEIYIRNWAKFNWNNSEKVITRVKADLENVKHQPFAIKYVDYVNSLEKNNKVIQYPYSIDSLWKKEKEKKEKEKEIKEKENERETTRPSSFDIFEQGGYGYLDPITMQKLFAWIDDFGDEGDSIVSKALDVGIEAGIKNYKYVNGILRNWHNKGFKTTAEIDANEIARQTKDNNQVKPNVQTTKRSPEEIARLKERNERNMRQMLGGEDVEIITE from the coding sequence ATGAGTACACATAGATATTTGAATGTTAGCTTTTGGCAAGATGCATTTGTTTTAGATTTAACACCAGAAGAAAAGTATTTCTATATCTACCTGATGACTAATAGCAAAACGTCTCAGATAGGGATATATGAATTGCCTTCTAGAGTTATCGAACTAGAAACAGGTTACAATCGTGAAACTGTTGAGAAGTTATTAACTCGTTTCATTGAATACGGAAAGATTGAATATAACCAACCAACAAAAGAAATATATATCAGAAATTGGGCCAAATTTAATTGGAATAATTCAGAAAAGGTTATCACGCGAGTTAAGGCTGATCTGGAGAACGTAAAACATCAACCATTTGCAATAAAGTACGTTGATTATGTTAATTCTCTAGAGAAAAACAATAAAGTTATACAGTATCCATACAGTATAGATAGTCTATGGAAGAAAGAAAAAGAAAAGAAAGAAAAAGAAAAGGAAATTAAAGAAAAAGAAAACGAAAGAGAAACAACTCGTCCTTCGTCATTCGATATCTTCGAACAAGGTGGTTATGGCTACCTAGATCCAATAACAATGCAGAAGTTATTTGCTTGGATAGATGATTTTGGAGATGAAGGAGACTCTATCGTCAGCAAGGCATTAGATGTAGGTATTGAAGCAGGTATTAAAAACTATAAATATGTGAATGGCATATTAAGAAACTGGCATAACAAAGGATTTAAGACAACAGCTGAAATAGATGCTAATGAAATTGCTAGACAGACTAAGGATAACAATCAAGTTAAACCTAATGTGCAGACGACAAAACGTTCACCTGAAGAAATCGCAAGGCTTAAGGAACGTAACGAAAGAAACATGAGACAGATGTTAGGCGGTGAAGATGTTGAAATCATTACTGAATAG
- a CDS encoding HNH endonuclease — translation MPPTLEKQVMYTLKIDNKYFNVTGRKFTNRGYVQLCVKNHPHGDINGYVFEHRLMMEVELNRFLKKGEVVHHINEIKHDNRIENLKLMRQGEHTAHHHIGMKRSISTRSLLSKRRKEMDLTKENHPQYKHVDVEKMIELREKGWSYPKIGREFNLHRKTVSKKIREYQEAKND, via the coding sequence ATGCCGCCTACTTTAGAAAAACAAGTAATGTATACACTGAAAATCGATAATAAGTATTTCAATGTAACAGGTAGAAAATTTACAAATAGAGGATATGTTCAATTGTGCGTAAAAAATCATCCACATGGAGACATAAATGGTTATGTATTTGAACATAGATTAATGATGGAAGTCGAATTAAATAGGTTCTTAAAAAAAGGTGAAGTGGTCCATCACATAAACGAAATAAAACATGACAATCGTATCGAAAATTTAAAATTAATGAGACAAGGCGAACACACAGCGCATCATCATATAGGAATGAAAAGAAGCATATCCACAAGAAGTTTATTATCTAAAAGACGGAAAGAAATGGATTTAACGAAAGAAAACCACCCTCAGTACAAACATGTGGATGTCGAAAAGATGATTGAATTAAGGGAAAAAGGATGGTCATACCCAAAAATCGGAAGAGAATTTAACTTACATCGCAAGACGGTAAGTAAAAAAATAAGAGAATATCAGGAGGCAAAAAATGATTAA
- the terL gene encoding phage terminase large subunit, translating to MNLTDEQKRALAEQAKLELSRRYYKDYVVTVHHGSYQHFRHTELICNELQPIADGEQRYLLIEMPPRHGKSMTVTESFPSFFIGKNPGKRVIAAAYSDSLARKFGRLNRNKLQEFGDRVFGEKISDEKSAANNWGISGSRGGMIATGIGGSITGEGADLMIIDDPIKNNEEAQSPTIREKIWSEWESTLSTRLHKGASVIVVMTRWHEDDLIGRLLDKSPYNWTRLRLPAIAEDDDDLLGREEGEALCPELGYDESWADLKKREVGSKTWASLYQQRPSPGEGTLFNRSWWKYYTTPPSRFDNQLISWDLTFKDADTSDYVVGQVWGKVGADMYLLDQVRGKMDFPTAVQAVRSLAKKYSRIRTILIEDKANGPAVISTLKREISGIIPVNPEGGKVVRAQAITPYLEAGNVYLPANAAFTSDLVEESAVFPNGKHDDQVDAMTQALNRFGQKRPAGIITSNAW from the coding sequence TTGAATTTAACCGATGAACAAAAAAGGGCGTTAGCTGAACAAGCTAAGTTAGAACTATCGAGACGATATTATAAAGATTACGTTGTTACTGTACATCATGGATCATATCAGCATTTTAGACATACCGAATTGATATGCAATGAGTTACAACCTATAGCAGATGGAGAACAACGATATTTATTAATTGAAATGCCACCTCGACATGGTAAATCAATGACAGTGACGGAATCATTTCCGTCTTTTTTTATTGGGAAGAATCCTGGTAAACGTGTTATTGCAGCAGCGTATTCTGATAGTCTTGCAAGAAAGTTTGGTCGACTTAATCGGAATAAATTGCAAGAGTTCGGTGATAGAGTGTTTGGCGAAAAGATATCAGACGAAAAGAGTGCTGCTAATAACTGGGGCATATCCGGTTCAAGAGGTGGAATGATTGCAACGGGTATCGGTGGTTCAATAACCGGTGAAGGTGCAGACTTGATGATTATTGATGATCCAATCAAGAATAACGAAGAAGCTCAATCTCCAACAATCAGAGAAAAGATTTGGTCTGAATGGGAATCTACTTTATCTACTCGTTTGCATAAAGGAGCATCGGTTATTGTTGTTATGACACGATGGCATGAAGATGACCTTATTGGTCGTTTGTTAGATAAGAGTCCATATAATTGGACGCGATTAAGATTACCTGCAATAGCAGAAGATGATGACGATTTACTTGGACGTGAAGAAGGTGAGGCGCTTTGTCCGGAACTTGGGTACGATGAATCATGGGCAGACCTTAAGAAACGAGAAGTCGGAAGTAAGACATGGGCATCACTTTACCAACAACGACCGTCTCCAGGAGAAGGTACGTTATTTAATCGCAGTTGGTGGAAGTACTATACAACACCGCCATCTCGGTTTGATAATCAATTAATCAGTTGGGATTTAACATTTAAGGACGCGGATACATCTGACTATGTTGTCGGTCAAGTATGGGGCAAAGTCGGTGCTGATATGTACTTGTTAGATCAAGTAAGAGGGAAGATGGATTTCCCAACTGCTGTACAGGCGGTTAGGTCACTAGCTAAAAAGTATTCACGTATTAGAACGATATTGATTGAGGACAAAGCAAATGGTCCAGCGGTTATTTCAACGCTTAAACGAGAGATTAGTGGTATCATACCTGTCAATCCTGAAGGCGGTAAGGTCGTAAGAGCACAAGCGATTACGCCTTATTTAGAAGCGGGCAATGTTTATCTGCCTGCGAATGCAGCTTTCACTAGTGATTTAGTAGAAGAATCAGCAGTATTTCCAAACGGTAAACACGATGACCAAGTAGATGCAATGACACAAGCTTTAAATAGATTCGGTCAAAAACGACCAGCCGGAATAATAACAAGTAACGCATGGTAA
- a CDS encoding transposase has translation MARITKYDTHVEPRLEEVSAWCRDGYIDEEIAKMLGVAYSTFKEYKKSKPALSDALKRNKTIADIRVEESLYEKATKRTIVKQVPLKLKRTYIEDGYVLTEEYVEVTEIEEEIPPDTTAMIFWLKNRKPNEWRDKRDIEHSGEITNNVNALNNLSEDELRKLANLGGG, from the coding sequence ATGGCAAGAATAACTAAATATGACACACATGTGGAACCGAGATTAGAAGAAGTATCAGCATGGTGTAGAGATGGCTATATCGATGAAGAAATAGCTAAAATGTTAGGAGTTGCTTATTCAACTTTTAAGGAATATAAAAAGTCTAAACCGGCTCTTTCGGACGCCTTAAAAAGAAATAAGACGATTGCTGATATACGTGTAGAAGAATCATTATATGAGAAAGCTACAAAGAGAACCATAGTCAAACAAGTTCCTCTGAAGTTGAAAAGAACATACATTGAAGATGGTTATGTACTTACTGAAGAGTATGTAGAGGTTACTGAAATTGAAGAAGAAATACCACCTGACACAACAGCGATGATATTCTGGCTTAAGAATCGTAAACCTAATGAGTGGAGAGATAAGCGAGATATAGAGCATAGCGGCGAGATAACGAATAATGTCAATGCTCTTAATAACTTATCGGAAGACGAACTTAGAAAACTTGCTAATTTAGGTGGTGGTTAA
- a CDS encoding MazG-like family protein encodes MIKMTTELIKKWAIDRNLNIADPNKQMLKLVEEFGELGEGMAKGKPELIKDALGDMYVVMTILAMQMNIDINECIDIAYNEIKDRKGKMIDGVFVKESDL; translated from the coding sequence ATGATTAAAATGACAACGGAACTAATTAAAAAATGGGCAATAGACCGTAATTTAAACATAGCTGATCCGAATAAGCAAATGTTGAAATTAGTAGAAGAATTCGGGGAGCTAGGAGAAGGGATGGCGAAGGGTAAACCTGAACTTATCAAAGATGCATTAGGCGATATGTACGTGGTTATGACTATACTCGCAATGCAAATGAATATTGATATAAACGAGTGTATCGATATAGCTTACAACGAGATAAAGGATAGAAAAGGAAAGATGATTGATGGTGTGTTTGTGAAAGAATCTGATTTATAA